A genomic stretch from Natronomonas gomsonensis includes:
- a CDS encoding ABC transporter ATP-binding protein translates to MSADSTDDFESEFQPATDTQPTPDAVLEAEDLSVSYGKVQALRGLDLTVREGEIVSLIGPNGAGKTTFANTASGFLPYNGSVRYRDQEVSNVGQTALVDQGMIHCTEKRDLFGYMDVEDNLELGGYLQDDAVIEERKEFVYDLFPRLDERREQNARSMSGGEQQMLAIGRALMGDPDLLILDEPTLGLAPVILKDIAEAFDPIQEQGVTIMLTEQNVTFALKHADRIYLLENGDVVREGTPGELKGDDYIRESYLGG, encoded by the coding sequence ATGAGTGCGGATAGCACGGACGACTTCGAAAGCGAATTCCAACCCGCCACGGACACCCAACCGACGCCCGACGCGGTACTCGAGGCCGAAGACCTCTCGGTGTCCTACGGAAAGGTCCAAGCGCTTCGCGGGTTGGACCTCACCGTTCGCGAGGGCGAAATCGTCTCGCTCATCGGTCCCAACGGTGCCGGCAAGACTACCTTCGCCAACACTGCCTCCGGGTTCCTGCCGTACAACGGCAGCGTCCGCTACCGGGACCAAGAGGTCTCGAATGTCGGTCAGACCGCACTGGTCGACCAAGGCATGATTCACTGCACCGAGAAGCGGGACCTCTTCGGGTACATGGACGTCGAAGACAACCTCGAGTTGGGCGGCTACCTGCAGGACGACGCCGTCATCGAAGAGCGCAAGGAGTTCGTCTACGACCTGTTCCCGCGACTCGACGAACGGCGCGAGCAGAACGCTCGCTCGATGTCCGGCGGTGAACAGCAGATGCTCGCCATCGGGCGTGCGCTGATGGGCGACCCGGACCTGCTCATCCTCGACGAGCCGACGCTTGGCCTCGCGCCCGTCATCCTGAAGGACATCGCCGAGGCGTTCGACCCAATCCAAGAACAGGGCGTCACCATCATGCTCACCGAGCAGAACGTGACGTTTGCCCTGAAACACGCCGACCGCATCTACCTGCTGGAGAACGGCGACGTAGTCCGTGAAGGGACGCCCGGCGAGCTGAAAGGAGACGACTACATCCGCGAGTCCTACCTCGGCGGGTAA
- a CDS encoding ABC transporter ATP-binding protein has protein sequence MSTDSERADVEDRSYGPDDGILVANDLRKEFGGLVAVDDLSFAVQEGEILGFIGPNGAGKSTTFNSVTGTYPPTDGTVYFKGEDVTGIPAHEMVKKGMARTFQEFAPLGDRSVVKNIELALAPDELFTLAGVGGESEALATEIAKRVGLGDVLDQTPSELPHAGMLKLELGRAIATQPDVMLVDEPFAGLSGKEVQELSEVMESLRQHGMTLIVVDHNMRGLLNLIDRAFVIQFGSKIAEGDPDEIKNDPKVQEAYLGGDEI, from the coding sequence ATGAGCACTGATAGCGAACGAGCCGACGTCGAAGACCGGTCGTACGGCCCCGACGACGGCATCCTCGTCGCCAACGACCTCCGCAAGGAGTTCGGCGGTCTCGTGGCGGTCGACGACCTCTCCTTTGCGGTTCAGGAGGGCGAAATCCTCGGCTTCATCGGGCCGAACGGCGCGGGGAAGTCGACGACGTTCAACTCCGTCACGGGAACGTACCCGCCGACCGACGGCACCGTCTACTTCAAAGGCGAGGACGTGACCGGCATCCCCGCCCACGAGATGGTCAAAAAGGGGATGGCGCGAACGTTCCAGGAGTTCGCCCCCCTCGGGGACCGCTCCGTCGTCAAGAACATCGAACTCGCACTCGCACCCGACGAACTGTTCACGCTCGCGGGCGTCGGCGGCGAGAGCGAAGCCCTCGCCACCGAAATCGCAAAGCGCGTCGGGTTGGGTGACGTCCTCGACCAGACGCCCTCGGAACTCCCACACGCCGGAATGTTGAAACTGGAGTTAGGCCGGGCCATCGCGACCCAGCCGGACGTGATGTTGGTCGACGAGCCCTTCGCCGGCCTCTCCGGGAAGGAGGTTCAGGAACTCTCGGAAGTGATGGAGTCGCTCCGACAGCACGGCATGACGCTCATCGTCGTCGACCACAACATGCGCGGCCTGCTGAACCTCATCGACCGCGCGTTCGTCATCCAGTTTGGGTCGAAAATCGCGGAGGGAGACCCGGATGAAATCAAGAACGACCCGAAGGTTCAAGAGGCTTACCTGGGTGGTGATGAGATATGA
- a CDS encoding branched-chain amino acid ABC transporter permease yields MATKTPFEGNTKERRREAVKEKLQFSELALRHRIGVYGVVLLGLFPTFLTPLELDAFRPVLFFMMFAMSWDVVSGYTGQLSFGHAFFFAIGGYGSAVVTTQHGLPVIVGIVLATVVAALGGLLIGIPALRLEGPYLSLVTLIAPLLLYQTFILFSESLPLFAPQGLGGTGGLPTQPPQVVGFAQDALITVTGNMSWALGRYYTAFAAFLLVLAVCYAVTRSSAGTVFTAIREDENAVRSSGLNPAKFKIFAFVLAGAVGGFAGAMFVHAGGFPNTENLLGPGRIDLSIQVIIMAIIGGMGTIVGAVAGALLFALTTELVNALTFTIPVLGIEFAALDPLPTFLLAMLVLVYLPDGVVPEAIRRGRRMRARYRGEEVPEPEPTGGNSPVQSTIQKYREEINDIIGRDNK; encoded by the coding sequence ATGGCTACGAAAACACCTTTCGAAGGCAACACCAAGGAACGGCGCCGCGAGGCGGTCAAAGAGAAACTCCAGTTCAGCGAACTGGCGTTGCGACACCGAATCGGCGTGTACGGAGTCGTGCTGCTGGGGCTGTTCCCCACGTTCCTGACGCCGTTAGAACTCGACGCCTTCCGGCCCGTGTTGTTCTTCATGATGTTCGCGATGAGTTGGGACGTCGTCTCCGGCTACACCGGCCAACTCAGTTTCGGTCACGCGTTCTTCTTCGCCATCGGCGGCTACGGAAGCGCGGTGGTGACGACACAGCACGGCCTGCCCGTCATCGTCGGCATCGTGCTCGCGACGGTGGTTGCGGCGCTCGGCGGACTGCTCATCGGCATCCCCGCGCTGCGACTCGAAGGGCCGTACCTCTCGCTTGTCACCCTCATCGCGCCGCTGTTGCTGTATCAGACGTTCATCCTGTTCAGTGAGAGTCTGCCGCTGTTCGCCCCGCAGGGACTCGGTGGAACCGGTGGGCTGCCGACCCAGCCACCGCAGGTCGTCGGCTTCGCACAGGACGCCCTGATAACGGTGACTGGCAACATGTCGTGGGCGCTCGGGCGGTACTACACCGCCTTCGCCGCGTTCCTCCTCGTGTTGGCGGTCTGTTACGCCGTGACCCGCTCTTCGGCCGGAACGGTGTTCACCGCGATTCGTGAGGACGAAAACGCGGTTCGCTCCTCGGGACTCAATCCCGCGAAGTTCAAAATCTTCGCGTTCGTCCTCGCAGGCGCAGTCGGTGGGTTCGCCGGAGCGATGTTCGTCCATGCCGGCGGCTTCCCGAACACCGAAAACCTGCTCGGTCCCGGTCGAATCGACCTCAGCATTCAGGTGATTATCATGGCGATTATCGGCGGCATGGGGACCATCGTGGGCGCAGTCGCCGGCGCGTTGCTGTTCGCGCTGACGACCGAACTCGTCAATGCGCTCACGTTCACGATTCCGGTCCTCGGCATCGAGTTCGCCGCACTAGACCCGCTTCCGACGTTCCTGCTCGCCATGCTGGTGTTGGTGTATCTCCCCGACGGCGTCGTGCCCGAAGCGATTCGACGCGGTCGTCGGATGCGCGCCCGCTACCGCGGCGAGGAGGTGCCCGAACCGGAACCGACCGGTGGGAACTCACCCGTCCAAAGTACCATCCAGAAGTACCGCGAGGAAATCAACGATATCATCGGACGTGATAACAAATGA
- a CDS encoding branched-chain amino acid ABC transporter permease, with amino-acid sequence MFIFATSWLLIGALFYFVNYTRTGRAIIAVSMSDKGASLVGIDSERINLITWVLAGAFAGYAGVLLAGSLGGGSWLMSIEPPAPLVLSFAIVILGGLGSIKGSVVGAYIIGFFETFTVTFAPGGSQLAGISSLVLLLVFLLVKPEGLFGREAAE; translated from the coding sequence GTGTTCATCTTCGCCACGTCGTGGCTGCTCATCGGCGCGCTGTTCTACTTCGTCAACTACACGCGGACGGGGCGTGCCATCATCGCGGTCAGCATGAGCGACAAGGGCGCCTCGCTCGTCGGCATCGACTCCGAGCGCATCAACCTGATTACGTGGGTGCTGGCGGGCGCCTTCGCCGGGTACGCCGGCGTGTTGCTCGCCGGCAGCCTCGGCGGCGGGTCGTGGCTCATGTCCATCGAACCGCCGGCACCGCTCGTGCTGTCGTTCGCTATCGTCATTTTGGGTGGCCTCGGTTCCATCAAGGGTAGCGTCGTCGGCGCCTACATCATCGGCTTCTTCGAGACCTTCACGGTCACGTTCGCACCGGGCGGCTCACAGCTCGCGGGCATCTCTTCGCTCGTCCTGCTGCTCGTGTTCCTGCTCGTGAAGCCCGAAGGACTGTTCGGACGGGAGGCTGCAGAATAA
- a CDS encoding ABC transporter permease subunit encodes MVLDTILSAAFISALYAVIAIGFTLIFGVGGILNFAHGGFITLGAFSAYIASGYFGLPIFVGLLAGTLVGAAIGGATYLGVIRYVRTRPVTISTRSTSRSTLSSASVVSPTTCSSSPRRGCSSARCSTSSTTRGRGVPSSRSA; translated from the coding sequence ATGGTTCTCGACACGATACTCTCAGCAGCGTTCATCAGCGCACTGTACGCCGTCATCGCCATCGGCTTTACGCTCATCTTCGGCGTCGGTGGCATCCTGAACTTCGCCCACGGCGGGTTCATCACGCTCGGCGCCTTCAGCGCGTACATCGCCTCAGGATACTTCGGGTTGCCCATCTTCGTGGGTCTCTTGGCCGGTACCCTCGTCGGGGCCGCCATCGGCGGCGCGACGTACCTGGGCGTCATCCGCTACGTTCGGACGCGCCCGGTGACGATATCGACCCGCTCAACATCCCGGTCGACCCTGTCATCGGCTTCAGTAGTTTCGCCAACGACGTGTTCATCTTCGCCACGTCGTGGCTGCTCATCGGCGCGCTGTTCTACTTCGTCAACTACACGCGGACGGGGCGTGCCATCATCGCGGTCAGCATGA
- a CDS encoding ABC transporter substrate-binding protein yields the protein MADLPANEQSDEEDGRLDRRSVLKYGGAGALTAGLAGCQSPENPAPGFPFRGQGDKTPPGNGNGESVGDGVLSGETLNVGVLAPMNLPLGRSMWNGARQAAEELNNNGGILGANVNVKLGNTEVSPGKAQSEHRRLVLQEDCDMTCGIFLGSALLQTLPSIANQETIHITSASADPRAGKLVSKTNDDITGEGGESEYERFKYHFRAGPLHLLDLADAMLEFVESNKEEYGWEKAALLTENLGEFTPYANRLQERLSDVIEVPVSERPGGVSDWSPLFNEIEDTDCDVAIVGMALIGTTAVNQWAQQERDFEFGGIHVPSQAFSYWESTGGNVEHVFTMNAMTPQTSNTEQTQPFVEAYREKWDSVPIYSGALTYDVITLAEQAITAAVEGEGLEEIPDSNTLIPYLEDGTFTGSTVLSEFQFTPADATYAHEPQWTSIEETGVPVFQQWQMDPEVREDYGTMHSFAPPQNKSADKTIPEWVNN from the coding sequence ATGGCAGACCTGCCAGCTAACGAACAGAGTGATGAAGAAGACGGGCGCCTCGACAGGCGTTCGGTTCTGAAGTACGGAGGGGCCGGCGCGCTGACCGCCGGTCTCGCCGGCTGTCAGTCGCCGGAGAACCCCGCACCCGGGTTCCCGTTCCGCGGACAGGGCGACAAAACCCCACCCGGAAACGGCAACGGCGAATCTGTAGGCGACGGCGTTCTCTCGGGAGAGACACTGAACGTCGGCGTCCTCGCGCCGATGAACCTCCCACTCGGGCGGTCGATGTGGAACGGCGCCCGACAGGCGGCTGAGGAACTGAACAACAACGGTGGCATCCTCGGTGCCAACGTCAACGTCAAACTCGGTAACACCGAAGTGTCGCCGGGGAAGGCCCAATCGGAGCACCGACGGCTCGTCCTGCAGGAGGACTGCGATATGACCTGTGGCATCTTCCTCGGGTCGGCGCTGCTGCAGACGCTACCTTCTATCGCCAACCAGGAAACCATCCACATCACCAGCGCTTCGGCCGACCCCCGCGCCGGCAAACTGGTTTCGAAGACCAACGACGACATCACCGGAGAGGGCGGAGAATCCGAGTACGAGCGGTTCAAGTACCACTTCCGCGCCGGACCGCTGCACTTGCTCGACCTCGCCGATGCGATGTTGGAGTTCGTCGAGAGCAACAAAGAAGAGTACGGCTGGGAGAAGGCCGCACTTCTGACCGAGAACCTCGGAGAGTTCACGCCGTACGCCAACCGACTTCAGGAGCGGCTCAGCGACGTCATCGAGGTCCCCGTTTCGGAACGACCGGGCGGCGTCAGCGACTGGTCGCCGCTGTTCAACGAAATCGAGGACACCGACTGCGACGTGGCCATCGTCGGGATGGCACTCATCGGCACCACTGCGGTCAACCAGTGGGCCCAACAAGAGCGGGATTTCGAGTTCGGCGGCATCCACGTCCCCAGCCAGGCGTTCAGTTACTGGGAGTCCACCGGCGGCAACGTCGAACACGTGTTCACGATGAACGCGATGACGCCCCAGACCTCGAACACCGAACAGACCCAGCCGTTCGTCGAGGCCTACCGCGAGAAGTGGGACTCGGTGCCCATCTACAGCGGGGCGCTCACCTACGACGTGATTACGCTCGCCGAGCAGGCGATTACCGCGGCCGTCGAGGGCGAGGGACTCGAAGAGATTCCCGACAGCAACACGCTGATTCCGTACCTCGAAGACGGCACGTTCACGGGGAGTACGGTTCTCAGCGAGTTCCAGTTCACGCCCGCGGACGCGACGTACGCTCACGAACCGCAGTGGACCTCCATCGAGGAGACCGGCGTCCCGGTCTTCCAGCAGTGGCAGATGGACCCCGAGGTCCGCGAAGACTACGGGACAATGCACTCCTTTGCACCGCCACAGAACAAGAGCGCGGACAAAACGATTCCAGAATGGGTGAATAACTAA
- a CDS encoding PGF-CTERM sorting domain-containing protein — protein sequence MGRQRRATSLAVLVIAGALAGVSVLAVATGTAAADEHTKDQAANFDGQANLTVNFPYATDHYPGDQNEENGSIEYFASGAEAFEELDAEEGIFLDYVIIDAQWIDYSACDIPNTKAFGIDRGGDNPGTQVDEDLVQKQKNTDFRDDGITINLYDWSDFAGDPPYMAPEDAIVAAQGAGSQDGTCLTVTSEPGWYQIQGFLNGTVADNGPDEQPSSGARTAGVKVNSNYLYVCDCDSRAEAEEQLGPPPGEEPKNTATPGPTATPEPTPTPTAEPDDTATTEPTETPENTPQPTATPEDTPQPTDIPEDTAAPTVTDSNTGGGGGDNGGNSNTGMTPTAGSGPGFGAAVAVFALLASALLTNRRT from the coding sequence ATGGGTAGACAGAGACGTGCAACGTCGCTCGCAGTCCTCGTCATCGCGGGGGCGCTCGCGGGCGTTTCGGTTCTCGCCGTCGCAACCGGCACCGCAGCTGCGGACGAACACACCAAAGACCAGGCAGCGAACTTCGACGGACAGGCGAATCTCACGGTGAACTTCCCGTATGCGACCGACCACTATCCCGGCGACCAGAACGAAGAAAACGGTAGCATCGAGTACTTCGCCTCGGGCGCGGAGGCCTTTGAGGAACTCGACGCCGAGGAGGGCATCTTCCTCGATTACGTCATCATCGACGCCCAGTGGATAGACTACTCCGCCTGCGACATCCCGAACACGAAGGCCTTCGGTATCGACCGCGGTGGCGACAACCCCGGTACGCAAGTCGACGAGGACCTTGTCCAGAAACAGAAGAACACCGATTTCCGGGACGACGGCATCACCATCAATCTCTACGATTGGAGCGACTTCGCCGGTGACCCACCGTATATGGCTCCCGAGGACGCCATCGTCGCCGCACAGGGCGCCGGCTCCCAGGACGGCACCTGCCTGACGGTGACGAGCGAACCCGGTTGGTATCAGATACAGGGCTTTCTCAATGGCACCGTCGCCGACAACGGCCCCGACGAACAGCCGTCGTCGGGCGCACGCACCGCGGGCGTGAAGGTGAATTCGAATTATCTCTACGTCTGTGACTGTGACAGTCGCGCCGAAGCCGAAGAGCAACTCGGCCCACCGCCGGGAGAGGAGCCGAAAAACACCGCCACGCCGGGACCGACCGCAACCCCAGAACCCACACCGACGCCGACGGCGGAACCCGACGACACCGCCACCACCGAACCCACCGAAACGCCGGAGAACACACCCCAACCGACCGCAACGCCCGAGGATACGCCACAGCCCACGGACATTCCCGAGGACACCGCCGCGCCGACGGTGACTGACAGCAACACGGGCGGCGGCGGTGGCGACAACGGCGGGAATAGCAACACTGGCATGACGCCGACAGCCGGTTCCGGCCCCGGATTCGGCGCCGCGGTCGCCGTCTTCGCGTTGCTCGCCAGCGCACTGCTCACGAACCGGCGGACGTAG
- a CDS encoding PGF-CTERM sorting domain-containing protein, whose translation MGPANRQRTATLLSIALITSMVTGVTLFAAAAAPAAAQDSVTRDEAPDKTDAANFTVNLPYATDHYPGDQNEQNGSIEYYAVGSEAFNDVGAEEGVWFNYIIIDAQWIDYSACDIPNTKAFGIDRDSNLAGTQFDEDLVQKQRNTNFLDDGIEIKFYDFSDFAGDPPYMAPEDQVVAAQGAGSQAGTCLTMTSEPGWYQLQAFLNGTVADNGPDEEPSDSAEEKGLRLQSNYLYVCDCDSEQEAREQLGPPPNEDDSGSESTPEPTATPEPTPTPTEASDDTPQPTEPPEDTPEPTEPPEDTPEPTEPPEDTAAPTATQPNNGGGNNGGNGGNGNTGMTPTSGGGPGFGPAVAILALLASALLATRRR comes from the coding sequence ATGGGACCCGCAAACCGACAACGGACTGCGACCCTGTTGTCCATCGCGTTGATTACGTCGATGGTCACCGGGGTCACGCTGTTCGCCGCGGCCGCCGCGCCGGCTGCGGCACAGGACAGCGTTACGCGAGACGAAGCACCGGATAAGACAGATGCCGCGAACTTCACGGTCAATCTCCCGTACGCGACGGACCACTACCCCGGCGACCAGAACGAACAGAACGGTAGTATCGAGTACTACGCCGTCGGCTCGGAGGCGTTCAACGATGTTGGTGCCGAGGAGGGCGTCTGGTTCAACTACATCATCATCGACGCCCAGTGGATAGACTACTCCGCCTGCGACATCCCGAACACGAAGGCCTTCGGCATCGACCGAGACAGTAATTTGGCCGGCACTCAGTTCGACGAGGACCTCGTCCAGAAACAGCGGAACACGAACTTCCTCGATGACGGCATCGAAATCAAGTTCTACGACTTCAGCGACTTCGCGGGCGACCCGCCGTACATGGCTCCCGAAGACCAGGTCGTCGCCGCACAGGGCGCTGGCTCGCAGGCCGGCACCTGCCTGACGATGACGAGCGAACCCGGGTGGTATCAGTTGCAGGCGTTCCTCAACGGTACCGTCGCCGACAACGGCCCCGACGAAGAACCCTCCGACAGCGCCGAGGAGAAGGGACTCCGACTGCAGTCGAACTACCTCTACGTCTGTGACTGCGACAGCGAACAGGAGGCCCGCGAACAACTCGGCCCACCGCCGAACGAGGACGACAGTGGCTCCGAGTCCACACCCGAACCCACTGCGACACCGGAACCGACTCCGACGCCGACCGAAGCATCCGACGACACCCCCCAGCCAACTGAACCCCCCGAGGACACCCCCGAACCAACCGAACCCCCTGAAGACACCCCCGAACCAACCGAACCGCCCGAGGACACCGCCGCACCGACCGCAACTCAACCCAACAACGGGGGCGGTAACAATGGCGGCAACGGTGGCAACGGCAACACAGGCATGACGCCGACCTCCGGCGGTGGCCCCGGCTTCGGACCCGCCGTCGCAATCCTCGCCCTCCTCGCCAGCGCACTGCTGGCAACTCGGCGACGATAA